A genome region from Bacillota bacterium includes the following:
- a CDS encoding acyl carrier protein: MKLEEIIADALGIPLESVHETLTVEDVQSWDSLAHVGLVIRLEAAYQVSFQPSEIERMYKSVGDIRDVLRRKGVNV; encoded by the coding sequence GTGAAACTGGAAGAGATAATCGCTGATGCACTGGGAATTCCTCTGGAATCCGTCCACGAGACTCTTACCGTTGAAGACGTTCAAAGCTGGGATTCACTCGCACACGTTGGCCTCGTAATCAGGCTGGAGGCTGCGTACCAGGTATCTTTTCAGCCGAGCGAGATTGAGCGCATGTATAAGTCTGTTGGTGATATCAGAGACGTTCTGCGTAGGAAGGGTGTGAATGTATAG
- a CDS encoding HAD-IIIC family phosphatase — MSLDLLSAACEAIKTGSIERASAAAREYLNSNPVLGEMALASRLGDVQVSISRADTVNLYMIGSYTLEPLVPFVQAWGVANALFLNARVGPFGQYWQEILSAESPVYSTDTDVVFLALRAEDLVPDLEFRPTYDVNKVGSIVEDLAGQVEAMVKKIRERSRVKIIVQGFDISRCYAGGLIAFQGDNGTPWIIRECNLRIANLARAAQDVVYLDTEAMVANVGPQWYSESNWFTSANPLSGYGLRELARNLVRAVVAMRGKTKKCIVVDLDNTLWGGIIGEDGPHGIKVGHSYPGNNYSFLQRWLKAMEGLGFILAINSKNEESLVREVLSTHPGMVLRDNDFALILANWNDKASNIREIAARLNIGTDTLVFIDDSPAELDLIMQAYPEVACCRMDEMPVQVIRSVTENGGLDKLTITDEDRSRTAMYLAQERRAKLEASSDSLEEFLRNLQMRAVIGTVDSGSVDRVAQLTQKTNQFNLTTRRYTPGEIQAMAKDPDYRVFWLELEDKFGSNGIVGVAIIRVTASEWRIDTLLLSCRVMGRTVEDAFVRAIADVAWVQGATALIGEYIPTKRNSVVRGLYQRLGFVQIGESGNDGVTLWKLELPAKNLGTPYVTVEMRNEVSYKKEETAS; from the coding sequence TTGAGTTTGGACCTATTGTCGGCTGCCTGCGAGGCTATCAAGACAGGTAGCATCGAACGTGCGTCTGCAGCTGCCCGCGAGTACCTGAACTCCAATCCCGTACTGGGTGAAATGGCCCTAGCTTCGCGACTGGGAGATGTTCAAGTATCTATCAGTCGTGCAGACACGGTAAACCTGTACATGATTGGATCGTACACACTTGAGCCTCTTGTACCGTTCGTGCAGGCATGGGGCGTTGCGAACGCCCTATTCCTGAACGCGCGTGTGGGACCGTTTGGCCAGTACTGGCAGGAGATACTCAGCGCAGAGAGTCCAGTGTACTCAACGGACACCGACGTGGTTTTCTTGGCCCTTAGAGCGGAGGATTTAGTTCCCGATCTTGAGTTTAGGCCTACCTATGACGTGAACAAGGTAGGTTCAATTGTCGAGGACCTGGCTGGCCAGGTTGAAGCCATGGTTAAGAAGATCAGAGAGCGCAGCCGGGTGAAGATCATAGTTCAGGGGTTCGACATCTCCCGCTGCTACGCCGGGGGCCTTATTGCGTTTCAGGGAGACAACGGTACGCCCTGGATTATCAGGGAGTGCAACTTAAGGATCGCAAACCTGGCCCGGGCTGCACAAGATGTCGTATACCTGGATACCGAGGCAATGGTTGCCAACGTAGGCCCTCAGTGGTACAGCGAAAGCAACTGGTTTACTTCTGCTAACCCTCTCTCAGGTTATGGGTTGCGTGAACTTGCTCGCAATTTAGTGCGGGCAGTAGTTGCAATGCGCGGCAAGACAAAGAAGTGCATAGTCGTTGATCTCGACAACACATTGTGGGGAGGTATCATCGGCGAAGATGGGCCTCACGGGATCAAGGTGGGTCATAGTTACCCTGGAAACAACTACTCCTTTCTCCAGCGGTGGCTCAAAGCAATGGAGGGGCTGGGGTTCATCCTCGCGATAAACAGCAAGAACGAAGAGTCCCTTGTCCGGGAAGTGTTGAGCACGCATCCCGGCATGGTTCTTCGTGACAACGACTTCGCGCTGATCCTCGCGAACTGGAACGATAAAGCAAGCAACATCAGGGAAATCGCCGCGCGTCTAAACATCGGCACGGATACACTCGTCTTCATTGATGATAGTCCAGCCGAACTCGACTTGATCATGCAGGCCTACCCAGAGGTTGCATGCTGCCGGATGGACGAAATGCCCGTCCAGGTTATCCGCTCGGTCACTGAAAACGGTGGGCTCGACAAACTAACGATCACAGATGAGGACCGAAGCAGGACAGCGATGTACCTTGCCCAGGAGAGACGGGCCAAGCTAGAGGCGTCGTCCGATTCCCTTGAAGAATTCCTGCGCAACCTCCAAATGCGGGCTGTTATTGGTACCGTCGATTCGGGTAGCGTTGACCGCGTGGCCCAGTTAACTCAAAAGACCAATCAGTTTAACTTGACAACGAGGAGGTACACACCAGGGGAAATCCAGGCTATGGCCAAAGACCCAGACTACAGGGTCTTCTGGTTAGAACTGGAGGATAAGTTTGGCTCGAACGGAATCGTCGGGGTCGCCATAATTCGCGTGACAGCATCCGAGTGGCGGATAGATACATTGCTGCTCAGTTGCAGGGTAATGGGACGTACCGTCGAGGATGCCTTCGTCCGTGCTATTGCAGACGTGGCTTGGGTACAGGGTGCGACTGCTCTTATCGGCGAATACATACCGACCAAGCGCAACAGTGTGGTACGAGGACTCTACCAAAGGCTAGGGTTTGTCCAGATTGGTGAGTCTGGCAACGATGGGGTCACTCTGTGGAAGCTCGAGCTTCCAGCTAAGAACCTGGGAACCCCGTACGTTACCGTCGAGATGCGAAACGAAGTAAGCTACAAAAAGGAGGAGACGGCTTCTTGA
- a CDS encoding winged helix-turn-helix transcriptional regulator, with protein MDAFVKDGVLLKELKLLTGLMRTERATHLELARFAGMSPAMVNNYMVRFRDRGYVRRVGASNRASFYELTEEGANYRERLLVDYNAELIRLYKTARHEIASRIEVLLGREPLRICLCPAGDTAEVVLSVTSEFPNIFVVAVLDDSPDKQCSGFMGYRVAPFEELPSIRSDGVLVATISFGDLIEKRVKEVAGGSVRVWRLF; from the coding sequence GTGGATGCGTTTGTTAAAGATGGAGTGCTCTTAAAGGAACTGAAGCTCCTCACAGGTCTGATGAGAACGGAACGGGCCACTCATCTTGAACTCGCCAGATTCGCAGGGATGAGCCCGGCGATGGTGAACAACTATATGGTCCGCTTTCGCGATCGTGGCTACGTTAGGCGCGTAGGTGCGTCCAACCGTGCATCTTTCTACGAGTTGACCGAAGAGGGCGCCAACTACAGAGAAAGACTCCTGGTAGACTACAACGCTGAGCTAATACGGCTCTATAAGACTGCCAGGCATGAAATCGCTAGTCGCATTGAGGTGCTGCTCGGGCGAGAACCCCTGCGTATCTGCTTGTGCCCAGCAGGCGACACGGCCGAGGTCGTCCTGTCAGTAACGTCGGAGTTCCCGAACATCTTTGTAGTAGCAGTCCTTGATGACTCACCAGACAAGCAGTGTTCAGGGTTCATGGGGTATCGTGTGGCGCCGTTTGAGGAACTTCCGAGTATACGGTCTGATGGTGTGCTAGTAGCTACCATCTCCTTCGGTGACCTCATTGAGAAACGAGTCAAAGAAGTGGCAGGCGGCAGCGTTCGGGTCTGGAGATTATTCTGA
- a CDS encoding 3-hydroxyacyl-CoA dehydrogenase family protein, which produces MIISRVTVAGSGTMGSGIACLAARAGFSTTVVTRDPNKAFDRIVTLARKAAAKEGKGDEYVDEVMSRISCTRDVATCLTDLVIECLPEDVHIKREWFRAADRALPQSVAFASNTSCLPLDVLFEGIRDRLCLGIHFFNPVHAMRLVEVAPVGDTPARCRDGVIEFLRALGKEPVEVPPKPGYVVNRMLDAFINRAARLVEDEGLDPETVDKCVTLGTNHPMGPLALADLIGIDTLVANLDALYQAYRDPEFLPAKSLERLLQQGRLGRKSGRGFFSYL; this is translated from the coding sequence TTGATTATCTCAAGAGTAACTGTAGCTGGCTCTGGGACAATGGGGTCTGGTATTGCCTGCTTGGCCGCACGGGCTGGCTTCTCGACTACTGTCGTAACACGAGACCCAAACAAGGCATTTGACCGTATTGTCACTTTGGCCCGAAAGGCCGCGGCGAAAGAGGGCAAAGGCGATGAGTATGTTGACGAAGTCATGTCTCGTATCTCCTGCACTCGTGACGTAGCCACATGTCTTACTGATCTTGTCATCGAGTGTCTTCCCGAAGACGTTCACATCAAGCGTGAGTGGTTTCGCGCGGCAGACAGAGCTCTTCCCCAGAGCGTTGCGTTTGCTTCTAATACCTCTTGCTTGCCCCTTGACGTGCTGTTTGAGGGCATCCGTGATCGGCTCTGCTTAGGTATCCATTTCTTTAACCCGGTGCATGCGATGCGTCTAGTGGAGGTTGCCCCAGTGGGAGACACACCTGCCAGGTGTCGTGACGGCGTCATCGAATTCTTACGTGCGCTCGGCAAGGAACCGGTGGAGGTACCTCCCAAGCCAGGGTACGTTGTGAATAGAATGCTCGATGCGTTTATCAATAGAGCCGCGCGGCTGGTCGAGGATGAGGGACTCGATCCCGAGACCGTTGATAAGTGTGTAACGCTGGGGACGAACCACCCTATGGGCCCCCTGGCACTTGCTGACCTCATTGGTATTGACACGCTGGTAGCCAATCTTGACGCGCTGTACCAAGCGTACAGAGACCCGGAATTCTTGCCCGCGAAATCGTTGGAGCGGCTGCTCCAACAAGGACGTCTGGGACGTAAGTCAGGTAGGGGATTCTTCTCTTATTTGTAG
- a CDS encoding ketoacyl-ACP synthase III has product MGVGILGLGYYLPERVVKNSDLEAVSKATDEWIVSRVGIRERRVCSEDEAASDLAYKASLEALADAGVEPAAIDLIIVACSNHDMIMPSTACIVQAKLGATNAAALDIRAGCAGFIYGLSVAEKFVKDGTTKLSLVIGAEVHSKMMDWRDYRTNAFFSDGAGAAVVGVVPDGFGILGTFLAAEGHLGDALVVPAGGSRMPASHETVAAGLHYIRHDGKAIWAFATRVFPHSVRQAAERASIQISDIDFVIPHQANVNMIRQCMAELGLPMEKTHITLDRFGNSASGTVPITLAEAVRLGKIKRGDTIAMTAFGAGLTYGAIILKWY; this is encoded by the coding sequence ATGGGTGTCGGAATCCTTGGTCTGGGATACTACTTGCCTGAAAGGGTCGTGAAAAACTCGGATCTTGAAGCCGTTTCAAAGGCAACTGATGAATGGATTGTGTCAAGAGTTGGCATCAGGGAACGCCGGGTGTGCTCTGAAGACGAAGCTGCATCCGATCTTGCATACAAGGCGTCGCTTGAGGCACTCGCGGACGCCGGTGTCGAACCTGCTGCCATTGACCTGATTATTGTTGCCTGCTCGAACCACGATATGATAATGCCGAGTACCGCCTGCATAGTTCAGGCGAAGCTCGGGGCGACAAATGCCGCTGCTCTCGATATCAGAGCTGGCTGCGCTGGTTTCATCTACGGATTGTCCGTTGCCGAGAAGTTCGTCAAAGATGGTACTACCAAGCTATCACTGGTCATAGGTGCAGAAGTCCATTCAAAGATGATGGACTGGCGTGATTACCGCACCAACGCGTTTTTCTCTGACGGCGCCGGCGCTGCGGTCGTAGGAGTTGTTCCTGACGGTTTCGGCATTCTGGGGACATTCCTTGCTGCAGAAGGACACCTCGGTGACGCCCTAGTTGTTCCCGCTGGCGGTTCTCGAATGCCTGCGAGCCACGAGACAGTTGCTGCAGGGCTACATTACATCAGGCATGACGGCAAGGCTATATGGGCTTTTGCTACAAGAGTCTTTCCCCACTCGGTTCGGCAAGCTGCCGAGCGGGCCAGTATACAGATCTCGGACATTGACTTTGTGATACCGCATCAAGCGAACGTAAACATGATAAGGCAGTGTATGGCAGAACTGGGGCTTCCCATGGAGAAAACCCACATAACACTCGACAGGTTCGGCAACTCTGCGTCTGGAACGGTGCCGATTACGCTCGCGGAAGCTGTCCGCCTCGGCAAGATCAAGAGGGGTGACACAATTGCCATGACTGCCTTCGGAGCTGGTCTAACCTACGGTGCTATCATCCTGAAATGGTACTAA
- a CDS encoding DegT/DnrJ/EryC1/StrS aminotransferase family protein, producing the protein MQVHLSRPDITDREITIINEVIRSPILALGPKLVEFERAIASYVGRKHAVAVNSGTSGLHLLVRAFGIGEGDEVITTPFSFIASSNCILYEKAKPVFVDIEPDTANIDPNLIEDAITPRAKAILPVDA; encoded by the coding sequence ATGCAAGTCCACCTTTCCCGTCCGGACATCACGGACCGCGAAATTACCATCATCAACGAGGTCATCCGATCTCCCATCCTCGCGCTCGGTCCTAAACTCGTGGAATTCGAGCGGGCCATCGCCAGCTATGTTGGCAGAAAGCACGCTGTTGCCGTCAACAGCGGCACAAGCGGCTTGCATCTCCTTGTCCGTGCCTTCGGCATCGGCGAGGGGGACGAGGTTATAACAACCCCGTTCAGCTTCATCGCGTCCAGCAACTGCATCCTCTATGAGAAGGCGAAGCCGGTGTTCGTGGACATTGAGCCCGATACCGCGAACATTGACCCGAACCTCATCGAGGACGCCATCACTCCCCGCGCGAAGGCCATCCTCCCGGTGGACGCC
- a CDS encoding sugar transferase — translation MNRAVVRGIAKRFLDVTLSLLGLLLLSPVLVSVGVLVWASMGTPIVYRQRRPGLHGKPFVLYKFRTMLDLRNPDGTPLPDEQRLTRIGRFLRSTSLDELPELFNVLKGDMSLVGPRPLLMEYLDRYTPEQARRHEVKPGITGWAQVNGRNSLSWEDKFRLDVWYVDHWTLWLDLKILWMTLLKVARREGISYDGCATMPEFRGPLSKS, via the coding sequence ATGAACAGGGCAGTCGTGAGAGGAATAGCGAAGAGATTCCTGGACGTAACACTGTCACTTCTCGGTCTGTTACTTCTTTCTCCTGTGCTCGTAAGCGTAGGAGTGCTCGTGTGGGCAAGCATGGGGACACCCATCGTTTACCGGCAACGCCGGCCGGGATTGCACGGCAAGCCCTTCGTCCTGTACAAGTTCCGGACAATGTTGGACCTCCGCAATCCCGATGGGACACCTTTGCCTGACGAACAGCGCCTCACCCGCATTGGACGGTTCCTACGCAGCACGAGCCTGGATGAGCTCCCCGAACTCTTTAATGTCCTTAAGGGCGACATGAGTCTGGTGGGACCACGGCCGCTTCTGATGGAATACCTCGACCGGTACACGCCCGAGCAGGCTCGACGTCACGAGGTCAAACCCGGCATCACCGGGTGGGCGCAGGTGAACGGGCGCAACAGTCTGAGCTGGGAGGACAAGTTCCGGCTGGACGTCTGGTATGTGGACCACTGGACCCTCTGGCTTGACCTGAAGATCCTGTGGATGACGCTGCTCAAGGTAGCGCGCCGTGAAGGAATCAGTTATGACGGGTGTGCGACCATGCCGGAGTTCCGCGGACCGTTGAGCAAGTCATAA